The genomic region ATTATCAATTATAGTATTGCCGGCGATAAATCCGTGTTCCAGATATAGAGTCCTTTGTAAAGTAGATAATAAATGCCCGGTCTGATAAAGGAATTTCTTTGTTATATTTGATAAATTATGCATCCTTTTCTCCATAATGGCATCGAGCTCAGCTTTATCATCAAAACGGCAACCTATCCACTTAAAGCCGCAGCAATCATCACCATCCGCTAAAACCTTGTCCATGTCCAGTTGTAATTGCGGGTTAAAACCATATAATATATTTTTGTCTATTCCCGCGCAATATATGAGACTGTATTTTTCGAACCCGTATTTCTTCCAAGTATCGTACCAGCCGCAACGAATTGTGCTTGTTTGATATATCGGTGCGTATGCATTAATTTCTACTTGGTTCCAGCCTTTGCTATCGAACAGTTCCGCATAGCACAGGTAACTTTTAATGGTCAATTCATCACCATTGGCCAGACATCTTTTCGCGCTTCGTAACCCTCGTTCCCTGGCCATGATGATTACCCCTTGCC from Acetonema longum DSM 6540 harbors:
- a CDS encoding L-2-amino-thiazoline-4-carboxylic acid hydrolase; protein product: MRDRQNNEMDFYIGDHAVLFGLIAKFSEETLGDTGLETCRQGVIIMARERGLRSAKRCLANGDELTIKSYLCYAELFDSKGWNQVEINAYAPIYQTSTIRCGWYDTWKKYGFEKYSLIYCAGIDKNILYGFNPQLQLDMDKVLADGDDCCGFKWIGCRFDDKAELDAIMEKRMHNLSNITKKFLYQTGHLLSTLQRTLYLEHGFIAGNTIIDNSLEAYAKIFSKEKSDRIRTEAKKNFMLVDPE